One window from the genome of Anaerococcus sp. Marseille-Q7828 encodes:
- a CDS encoding NAD(P)/FAD-dependent oxidoreductase, translating to MKKIGIIGAGASGLYAAVNLKNENNEVTILEKNSEIGKKILMTGNGRCNITNGKYYDEFLENIVTNKKFIYSAFNLHDNYASIEFFENNGLELVREDDDRIFPKSQKAKDVISFFEKLIVEKNIKLVTNAEVLKIKKNDNFLVTTAKKDYQFDYLIIATGGLSYPNTGSSGDGYNFARDFGHSITKLRPSLVPIFFKDKDLKTIKALSFDSIGIRLISDRGSKEDYGPVLITKNFITGPCVLKISSMAINENITEIRLNFTGKDFDELDRDFIELLNKNPKKDVVNILKEYMAEALCPIILSRSNVDLSRKASELTRNDRHNIIENIINFKLTFDRFGGFNTAVITKGGVNVDEINPKTMESKKVPDLYFIGEVLDIDGLTGGYNLQLAFTSAYAAANAIKEKL from the coding sequence ATGAAAAAAATCGGAATTATCGGAGCTGGGGCAAGTGGACTCTATGCTGCCGTAAACTTAAAAAATGAAAATAACGAAGTTACCATATTAGAGAAAAATTCTGAAATAGGCAAGAAGATTCTTATGACAGGCAATGGTAGGTGCAATATTACTAATGGCAAATACTATGATGAATTTTTAGAAAATATTGTTACCAACAAAAAGTTTATATACTCTGCCTTTAATCTTCACGATAATTATGCTAGTATTGAATTTTTTGAAAATAATGGCCTAGAACTTGTGAGAGAAGACGATGACAGGATTTTCCCTAAGTCACAAAAAGCAAAAGATGTTATTAGCTTTTTTGAAAAGTTGATAGTAGAGAAAAACATCAAGCTTGTTACAAATGCTGAGGTCCTAAAAATCAAAAAGAATGACAATTTTCTTGTAACAACAGCAAAAAAAGATTATCAATTTGACTATTTGATCATTGCGACAGGCGGACTTTCATATCCCAATACAGGCTCGTCTGGTGATGGCTACAATTTTGCCAGAGACTTTGGCCATAGTATAACAAAATTAAGGCCGTCCTTAGTTCCCATATTTTTTAAGGATAAGGATTTGAAAACCATAAAAGCTTTATCCTTTGATAGTATAGGGATAAGGCTTATAAGTGATAGGGGATCTAAAGAAGATTATGGACCAGTTCTAATAACAAAAAACTTTATAACAGGTCCTTGTGTTTTGAAAATATCATCTATGGCTATCAATGAAAATATAACGGAAATAAGACTTAACTTTACGGGCAAAGATTTCGATGAGCTTGATAGGGATTTTATAGAACTATTAAATAAAAATCCAAAGAAAGATGTGGTAAATATTCTTAAAGAATATATGGCTGAAGCACTTTGTCCTATTATCCTAAGCAGGTCAAATGTGGATTTGTCTAGGAAAGCATCAGAGCTTACAAGAAATGACCGCCATAATATAATAGAAAATATTATTAATTTTAAATTGACCTTTGATAGATTTGGTGGATTTAATACTGCTGTAATAACAAAAGGTGGGGTTAATGTAGATGAAATAAACCCCAAAACCATGGAATCAAAAAAAGTTCCTGACCTATATTTTATAGGAGAAGTTCTTGATATAGATGGATTAACAGGTGGATACAACCTACAGCTAGCTTTCACTAGTGCCTATGCAGCAGCTAATGCTATAAAGGAGAAACTATGA
- a CDS encoding pseudouridine synthase, whose amino-acid sequence MRINKFIAKSGYSSRRKADELIKAGKVKVNGKVLTELGYQVSSSDVVSIGGEILKVEEYVYYKLNKPVGYITSNFDPHNDKDLNNLIDIDQRFFAAGRLDKDSHGLLIITNDGDFTSSLTHPSSGISKEYVVKVNRLLDQDQIREFETGLDIGNNEFTSDAKIKYIGANTYRVLIRQGYNRQIRRMFDVLGSRVVDLKRERIGGIYLDDLKEGCYQRFNQKEMDFVRLIKE is encoded by the coding sequence ATGAGGATAAATAAATTTATAGCCAAGTCTGGCTATAGTTCACGTAGGAAAGCAGATGAATTGATTAAAGCAGGCAAAGTTAAGGTTAATGGCAAAGTCTTAACTGAGCTTGGTTACCAAGTAAGTTCTTCTGATGTGGTTTCTATTGGTGGAGAAATATTAAAAGTAGAAGAATATGTATACTATAAGCTAAACAAACCAGTTGGCTACATTACCAGCAACTTTGATCCCCACAATGACAAAGATTTGAATAATTTGATAGATATTGACCAAAGGTTTTTTGCTGCAGGTAGGCTTGATAAGGATAGCCACGGACTTTTAATAATTACCAACGATGGTGATTTTACTAGTTCCCTAACTCATCCATCCTCTGGAATTAGCAAAGAATACGTGGTAAAAGTTAATAGACTTTTAGATCAAGACCAAATAAGAGAGTTTGAAACTGGCCTTGATATAGGCAACAATGAGTTTACTTCAGATGCGAAGATAAAATATATAGGAGCAAATACTTATAGGGTCCTAATAAGACAAGGTTATAACCGCCAAATCAGGAGAATGTTTGATGTCCTAGGGTCTAGGGTGGTCGACCTAAAGAGAGAAAGAATTGGTGGCATTTACCTTGATGATTTGAAAGAAGGGTGCTATCAAAGATTTAACCAAAAAGAAATGGATTTTGTAAGATTGATTAAGGAATAG
- the scpB gene encoding SMC-Scp complex subunit ScpB produces MENDYLKGLIEEILYVWGQPIDIDDLSKIIKNSDKNQIKIALGEMIDERNSMDSGLIIKEFDSSYQFVTRAKHDKYFESLVKQSPKKLTSSALETLSIVAYKQPITRAEVDKIRGVSSQTTIDNLLDRGLIRENGRLDKIGKPIIYVTTNLFLQYFDIKDLSELPEIKDISEDIYEDK; encoded by the coding sequence ATGGAAAATGATTATCTAAAAGGCTTAATAGAAGAAATCTTATATGTATGGGGCCAGCCCATTGATATAGATGATTTAAGCAAGATTATTAAAAATAGTGATAAAAATCAAATAAAAATAGCCTTAGGGGAAATGATTGATGAGAGGAATTCTATGGATAGTGGACTTATAATAAAAGAGTTTGATTCTTCTTACCAATTTGTAACAAGAGCAAAACATGACAAATATTTTGAATCCCTAGTAAAGCAAAGTCCCAAAAAGCTTACTTCATCAGCCCTTGAAACCCTATCAATTGTTGCCTACAAACAGCCCATCACAAGGGCAGAAGTAGATAAGATTAGGGGCGTAAGTTCACAAACAACTATAGACAATCTGCTTGATAGGGGGCTTATTAGAGAAAATGGTAGACTTGATAAAATTGGCAAACCAATTATATATGTTACTACAAACTTATTTTTGCAATATTTTGATATAAAAGATTTGTCAGAATTGCCAGAGATAAAGGATATAAGTGAGGATATATATGAGGATAAATAA
- a CDS encoding segregation/condensation protein A has product MNLNVEFEGFEGPFDLLLKLIEKEKIDIYDINLGDITNKYLLGIEKLDREIDDISSFIYIASVLLSIKSNKLLPKDDEDDLEEDFISYLIEYKKIKSVQDDLKYLEEEASKIHSKYQEDLSQFETSDQIIAKDVRILAKQFEKLLNRLNEEPENNKKVEIVSLPDINDYIGNYRKALEIRGDLRLDLIINNIHSKAECIASFLALLELFKLKEIYLFQKDGNKFHIKKRM; this is encoded by the coding sequence ATGAATTTAAATGTTGAATTTGAGGGCTTTGAAGGCCCTTTTGATTTGCTATTAAAATTAATAGAAAAAGAAAAGATAGATATATATGATATAAACTTAGGTGATATTACAAATAAGTATCTTCTTGGGATAGAAAAGCTTGATAGAGAAATTGATGACATAAGTTCATTTATTTACATTGCTTCAGTACTTCTTAGCATAAAGTCAAACAAACTTTTGCCAAAAGATGACGAAGATGACCTGGAAGAAGATTTTATATCCTATCTTATAGAATACAAGAAAATCAAATCTGTCCAGGATGATTTGAAATACTTGGAAGAGGAAGCTTCCAAAATTCATTCCAAATACCAAGAAGACTTATCACAGTTTGAAACTTCTGATCAAATAATAGCAAAGGATGTAAGAATACTTGCCAAACAATTTGAAAAGTTGTTAAATAGGCTAAATGAAGAGCCAGAGAATAATAAGAAAGTTGAAATAGTAAGCTTGCCAGATATCAATGATTATATAGGCAACTATAGGAAAGCTTTGGAAATAAGAGGAGACTTAAGACTTGATCTTATAATTAATAATATCCACTCCAAGGCAGAATGCATAGCAAGTTTTTTGGCTCTATTAGAACTTTTTAAACTAAAGGAAATATATTTGTTTCAAAAAGATGGGAACAAATTTCACATCAAAAAAAGAATGTAG
- a CDS encoding NUDIX hydrolase, which produces MTEDKFYEKSIKSDTIYDGKILKLRVDTVELQNKKYSKREIVDHQKGVGIIAYDGDDRLWMVSQYRIAVDKVMLEIPAGLVESNEAPIETAKRELQEEIGYYPEKIDFLFTMYASPGFTNDKLSFFEAHELVESKLDLDEDEFLHAESFPIDDLYEMVLNGEITDAKTIIAVLHAVNHRNK; this is translated from the coding sequence ATGACCGAAGATAAATTTTACGAGAAATCAATCAAATCAGATACCATATATGATGGTAAAATATTAAAGCTTAGAGTTGATACTGTAGAACTTCAAAACAAAAAATATTCCAAAAGAGAGATAGTTGACCACCAAAAAGGTGTTGGAATCATAGCTTATGATGGAGATGATAGACTTTGGATGGTTAGTCAATATAGGATAGCAGTCGATAAGGTAATGCTAGAAATACCTGCAGGTCTAGTAGAAAGCAATGAAGCACCAATAGAGACAGCAAAAAGGGAACTTCAAGAAGAAATAGGCTATTACCCAGAAAAGATTGACTTCTTATTTACCATGTACGCATCTCCAGGATTTACCAATGATAAACTGTCATTTTTCGAAGCTCATGAACTTGTAGAGTCAAAATTGGACTTGGATGAAGATGAATTTTTGCATGCAGAATCTTTTCCAATAGATGACTTATATGAGATGGTTTTAAATGGTGAAATCACTGATGCCAAGACAATTATTGCAGTACTACATGCAGTAAATCACAGAAACAAATGA